Below is a genomic region from Melanotaenia boesemani isolate fMelBoe1 chromosome 19, fMelBoe1.pri, whole genome shotgun sequence.
TTAACGCTTCCCTGGCCCTCCAGCTGAGTCACACCTGGCTGCAGAGAAGATGTGGACCAGGTACGTCTGCTACATGTTACTGATGGTCTCAGCAGGTTTGGTCCTGATTACATATGCTAAATCtacaatgagtgatccatgacAGCACCATTGTTTATCACATttccatcataaaaagatcactatcactactatgtcactaagagacctctatttagacctggacatgatgatgaagccactttccaccaatcaggaTCAAATGCCCTGCTTTGCATGTCATGGacactcaaataaaaaaactgtagGACTCatgaacagcttcttcccccaAGCCATCAGCCTTAAACCTTTTCTTAATAAAGTGAGCAGCAGAGGGACATTTTGAGTGCAGACTAGTGTTCAGTTATGTTTTGagcaaaaaatattttgtgctTAGAGTAACTTGATCTGTCAAAAGGAGTTTTCGTGTTTGCTCCTATTTGCGTAGATGTACGAGCCAGTTTTATTCATCTACTCCCTAATTGTTCTCCCCTCTGTTTGCTGCCACACACACGTGCAACACGCTGccaccagtgttgtttttggcaggcatctcagttttagtcttagttttagtcttcagcaggcaaatgcttattagttttagtcacattttcatcgtttctaagtttgatagttttagtcgaCAAacactcaaaaaggttttagtctagtttttgtcaaataaaaaaaaaagtattagtcttttaacaaattaatttaggttaataatatgtattaaaaagtAGAATCAAGGTtaacaggttataacaagtgatctataaaacaagttaatcttaatgcttttacataataaccagatcctttaccagactgaaagctttagccgagactttcccatcaacagggaagCAACGCTGCCGTGCTCACAGTAGGCAGAAATGTCGTGCATTTTTAATATCGGACAACATAAgtctcgtcatgttttcgtcatcagagagccactttagctcgtcaccgtctcGTTATCGTCATAGAAAAAAGGTTCGTCAATGAAATGAGTTCGTCATcgttgacaaaaacaacactagCTGCCACACGCCTGCACACGGAGCCACACGCCTGCACACGCTGCCACACGCCTGCGCAGACGCTGCCACACGCCTGCGCACACGCTGTCACACGCTGCCACACACCTACCACACACCTGCACACGCTGCCACACGGAGCCACACGCCTGCACACGGAGCCACACGCCTGCACACGGAGCCACACGCCTGCACACGGAGCCACACGCCTGCACACGGAGCCACACGCCTGCACACGGAGCCACACGCTGCCACATGCCTGCGCACACGCTGCCATACACCTACACACCTGCACACGCTGCCATACACCTACACACCTGCACATGCTGCCATACACCTGCACACGCTGCCACACATCTGCACACCTGTTTATTTCCACAGAGTTCTGAGTTTCTGAACACTGGTGTCCacgtgatgttttttttttttactaaatttggAACAGCTTCCGTGATTCTGGGTCTGTGAAAACGCTGTCTGTGCTGTCGTTCTGAAGGAAACAGTTGATTGTAATTTCAGCAGAAAGTTGCAACATGGCACACAGTGGCACATGTCTGAAGACGTCCTGAATGTTCTGCGTTCTCTGGAGCTTCATGACAGTTGGATGTTGGCAGTGTTTCTGTACTGTGTTCCACCTTTAACATGTCTGTCTTCGACAGATAAAACCTTTCCCTCAACCTATCTGGAGAACACCAGAGTACCTGATGCCAGGCCCTTCAAGCCCAGCCCTGTCATGGTGAAAGGTGAGTCTCAGAGGGCCGTGATGCAGCAGAGTTTCCAGGCTTCCTGACATCCTAAGTGAGGTTCTAGTCTGTGTTTGGTATCAGGGCTGGCAGAGACAGAATGGCCCGGCAGAAACCAGACTCTGAAACATGGAACAGTCACCTACTTCCTGGATGGAGCTCACACCATGCGTAGCATGCAGGCCTGTGTACACTGGTTCAGAGAGACCGCAGCCCAGCATGAGAGGAACGCAAGGTCAGCATCACTCCCTCACCTCGTCCTGTAACAGATGGGATCTTCTATCCTTTCTGTTAGAAATTCTCAGAGCTGCTCAGATTCAGAGATGCTCCATGCTGGTGAAAAGTCCTGCTTCAGTCCGATCCGAGCCACTTGGTCACGTGATGCCACATGATTAGTGTAAGGTGGTTCAAACGTGGACGTTGTTTTGTGTACTGCTGGTGGTACTCGTGCTCCCTCTAAGGCAGGGATCAGCACCACCTCAGAAGAAAAGCTCAGCTCCAAGTTCCACCTTCATGTCCGACATTAAATCCGGTAGCAGAGACCTTTTCTATCAGACTTCACAGGTTAGTTCCAGATAAAATGGCATTTAGAGTGGTGGCATCTATCATTGGAGTTTACCAATGAAGAGAAATGAAGGATGCTGTGATACCTGATCAATAGATGTTGGCTTCAGTCTCAGACGGactctccatccatcctcctgttAGGTTTTAGAACAGAAACCTTCATCACTGTCTCATTATTTAGAGTTGGACATTTCTTTTGAcatatttcttattttagttattttactaAATGGAAAAAGCGGTGTTTGTGGGGTTGTTATTGtaatacttttacttttttctcaatttggATTTGATGAACTTTGTACTTTTGGCCCCATAATGTAGTTAAAGTGAAAACTGGGGACTGCAGATGTAAATAAACCTAAGGCTAACTGGTACAGTGCATCAAATGGCAgcatttatgtttgaaattgTACACAATctcttataaataaaataaaaaaaaattgcattataAGTTGAAGTTCtggaaaaaattatgtttatgtatatggATATAAAGGGTAAATCATATGTATTCAAAGAACCAGAATAGTTTCAGACCCTTTAAGTTTAAACATCTGTTCTGGTGATAAAATCCATCTACAATACAGTAGCAGCCACCACTACAAAAAATGATAATATCTGGAAATAATCCGCTGAAGTCTCATGGAAAAGGTCTGTTCTATGTTATATACCTGGACTTCTGATGAACATGTCAGCTTCCTttggtttgctttgttttcacgCTGCACTTACCTGAATCAGGCCAAACAACCTGGACAATGAAATGCAGTCACAACTACTGCCCACTAGGGGGCAGTATTCCCTGAAACTACAACTGACTaagtagaaagaagaaaatttggCTCATTGACTGACTAGGACTGAAACTGCCTCATTCACTGCAAGGAAACAATGAGGCAACAATAAATTTCTagtctggtttttgtttttactatggTGTTCAAAACTGATCCGGTTTTCACCAGAATGTgcccagtatgagcagcaggagaggcagcctGAGATCCACCATGTTGATCCACGTCCTTTCCTCTCCCTGCTTCACTGGATGATCCGTTTGGTTTCACACTGGAACAGAACCGAGCCCTGGCTTTCAAGCCGACCAGAGGCCTGTATGGCGAAGCGTGATTAACATACCTCGGATATCAGTCATGAAGGTGGAAGTGGGCGAGGCTCATATCTTCTGAAGTGGTACATGATGTAAAATGTTGAACCATGAATCTACATACAGACTGCTGCCAGTTAAAACTCCATGTACCTTTGTAGCTGCCACTCAGCGATTTAACAGTTTTACATCTATGTGTGTTTCAGTGGTCCAGTGGTCAGAGTGCTGCTGTTCAATGCCACAGGAGAGAGGGACTCTGCCGCCTTGCTGAAACTGCTGCAGGTGAGGCAGTTCAGCATCGTGTCTGAGACTACGGATGAACATGAAGAGTTGTTCAGTAACACAAACCCTTTCTGCTCCGTCTTCTTTCCTGTCAGCCGTCTCAGTTTGACTTTGCCGTGTTCTGTCCAAACATCACCGAAGCCATCGCCTCCTGTAACGCAGGTGAGAAAATCAAAGCCGacatttaacccttaaaactccattaGATACCCCGGATCACTTCTATCAtcaccagtgtctcaggagcagtggtgtgtgtagctctgtgtggtaaactgtgatggatagctaccctttaggtggTCTatagaagttttccaggcatttctatcccgtccaggaggtttacaatccagccactaaatgtagttttattcagagactctatctggtaaatccacaatgatccatgataacagcattatttatcacatttcatcataaaaacatcaccatcactactatgttgctaagagacctctatttagacctggacatgatgatgaagccacttcctgtaagactttccaccaatcagagagcttagattgacggtaacgtccaatcaggagcagccaaagatcaaccagtgagcagaaagttctatgtgtgtgtgaaaagaagaaaaataatgctcctctatggctggaataaagccaagaatattttttactttctctctGTTTTAGGCTCATTTTCattggagagaaaaaaactttcacATCATGTTTTCTAACTTCTTCCTCGTTAGATAGATCAGACCACAAAGACAACAAACAGCACAATCCCATAACAGTAATAGAAAGTTCAACCACAGAGGGCTTCAAAAACATTGGAGGGCTCGAGAAACAcgattaaatcaaattaaacaacaTTCAATTGCAAATTTACAGCCACAGCTCTAAATTTGCACCCACTACCCTGCCAGATGTGGTTCAGTATTCAGTTTGGTGGgtagaaataaaaatttccaggcTGGTAGGGGCAGGGCTTTAGTTTGATGAGCTTACCATTTGGCCAATCACATGTCTGGACAGACTATGATCATTGCATtatggtgggggggggggggggggggggggggtgttaggGGTGACACTGATTCTGAGGTTTGTGTGTGCGCTCGAATAAGTGGGAGTCAGTaaggggaaaaataaagtttaaaaaagaaagttacttcagaaaaacaaacattagttttatagaaatcatttaattctatttttatttacattttatttggcGTCCCAACTTGATGGAAATGATCAAATAAGACGGTAACGTGAGAAACGATGTGTGGAACCAAACCTTCCTCAgacttttctttctgtcctcCCACCTCTTCTCAGACCAGCAGAACTTCAACGTGTCGGTAGAGAACATGCTGACTCGATGTTTGGACAATGAGAGGAGCTGGCGTCTCCACAACAGTCAAATTTATAAGAAAGGCCCGGAACTGCTGATCGAGGGCAGCCTGCCGCTGGTCCCTGAGAAGGCTGCAGACACCCTGGTCTTCCCCTGCATCCTCAGCGCCCTTCAGTGGATCACCCAGGGAAAGGACGCTGTCTTGAAGGAGTCGGCTCAAAGAGTCTTACCAGTTAAACCCAGCATCATGGCCAAAGCTGCTCCTCTTTGTGAGGCAGCTGAGATACACGTCCTGGTCACTGGAAGCCTCCATCTGGTGGGAGGAGTCCTCAAACACCTGGATCCAGAGTGCTCCAAGTGAAGCAGACTTTGTGAATGGAGTCAGTTCAGATCCAtcagatggggagtgggggtgTAGGGGagtaaaatatttatctgtACAGCTGATGTTATAGATGGTGATTGTAGGTGTTCACCTGACCGGGATCAGCTCCACCCACCACTGTTGTTGCCTTGGTTACCAGCACCATCATGGCAGCTCCATCCTCACCCAGAGCCTTAAGAAGAGTGCAGAAACATGTGGAGCTCATGTGTTCAGTCATACTTGAAGCtaaatatgtttacatgagCAGCAGATGGTGCtgaggtgtgtgtctgtgtgtgtgcgcgcttATCACTGATGTCCCTGGATCAGCCAGACAGGGTGGACAGTCTTTACAATGTTTCTACAGAACCTGCACGGTAACGGGACCAGTAATGACTTCTGGTTTTAACCCCTTCTGTTTTCAACACTTTCACCTTtcgtcttttttgtttgtttgtttttttttataaagaaaccTATTTCTccgttttatttctattttgccAATATGTGACAGCAGGGCGGTTTGGAGTGAATAATCTGACACGAACTGTGGAACACACTAATACTGGAACTGCCAATCAAATCCAGTCTGTTTTTCACTGCATTAGCTCAAATGATGTAACACTGTTTGTCTGGTGGTGAGCGTTACTGGAGTTTTAACTTCAGATAAAAATGAAGTATAATAAATACCTATTTTTAATTCTGTGGATGCATCACAAAAAAGCACTTAGATGGAAGCTGCAATAAATGATGAAATCTGAACATCTTTAAAACAGTCAATTAAACAATATAAAGAAACTGGgtcttgttttacttttgtgtcTTGAATGTAATAAATCAAGCAGGCAGAGCATCTTtaagaaaaagatttttaaaaaaaaggttcaagCTGATTCAGAAATtgtggttctgttctggggactGATTGTCTAGGAAGAATGCTGTACAAGCTTCTGCACATGATGCACAATTCTTCACATTCGCTACAGATCCAATGCAAGGCAGAGAGGTACTGGAGATCAGTCCTGCAAGCAGTCCTGTATGTTGGCCACAGAAGAGATGATGTGATCACAAGCATCTGCCTGGCAAAACAAGCCCCTGTCACCCAATTAATTATtgaattattatatatatatatatatgtgtgtgtgtgtatatatatatatatgtgtgtgtgtgtgtgtatatatatatatatatatagatgcaTGGAGGATGATATTTACATAATTATCCTCTGAGGAAtaagtattttaatttaatttcagcatAATCAAACACTTTGATCTGACAGTAATTATCTTTAAACTCCATCTTAAAGCCAAAACACGaagttataaaaagaaaacagccagatttcattttaaattcgtttatttgccattttacACATGTCAGATTGATAATTTTCAAAAGAAGTTATAATTAATCTGTACAAACTTTGCTTTCCGTATCTTTTATGTTGTactgcagttttcttttgttttgttttttttgtttgttttgtttttgttttgttttgttcgtATTCTTAAAGACATTGTGTTGACTTTCTTGTTGGGGTTTAATGTATGCagttctaaaagaaaaaaatcgaCTCGACCTAGTGTGCCTCTAGAgcctctctctagaggcacactaaCTCGACCCTCTCATTCCAGCCAATAGAATTCCAGTTGCGTCCTTTTGCTCAACTCTGATTGGTTTAGCGTCAAAGAGTTGTTGTTCAAACTAAACCAGCGTTAGCTTTTACTACGACACTCTACACGCAGGTCGACTCTTCTAAAGACCGAAATAACTGGATTAAAGTTTCCCAAAGCTACAGGTACTCATACACGTAATTTAATAACGCTTTTTAATTtgtatctttattcatttatttaaccttaACTGTTAAACGTATCAATCAGTAGCTGTTGGTCGTCCTAATGAATGTCGCTTCTGGTGCTGTTTCATTCAGAGGTCATGCCTAATCGAAAACTTGTCTGTCAATTTAAAtacttgactttttaaaatgtttttaatgttggacGTCGCCGGCTGAATTTTCTACCGTGATTTGGCTTGTGTGTTTTTAGATTAATGCTCGACACTTTAGCATAGCAAAGCTTAGCTATGGAAACCACAAAATTGCATCAAATGTTCACTTTGAATCAGTCCTCCGTCCTGAACATGTAGGAGACAGTGGAGatgaaaaactcccttttaacggGTAGATACCTCcagaagaaccagaaccaataaaaatgtcaataaaaccacacaaacaaggagtcacatgaaagcagagactctgctggttccagagacgtctgtctcatcacggtgggacagaaactctggagttAGCTGCCAggaccagaaaccaggtcttacttttgctgttttgtggtgaaaagtttgattccagcctttaaaaactctgctaatgtgttcttcTACGACTCTGCCTtagtttgaaatgaatcatgaaggtcctgctggtttccatggagatgaaggaggtttaatagtgaaggattcactcttcctatcatagactatgttggccttcacttctttctggaccctcatggtggttctaaggtgaatgtggggctatccctgggatcctcctgactctgaccattgataggaacgtgtccatcatcatcatcatcatcatcgaaTGGATTCCTGGGATTTTTACATGAGTAACATCCTCTATTAAAACAcatggaaacctgctcaggttcactttttacttctactgtagcacagttcctcctcagatattactttactcattcctaggagtactttgctcattcctaggattactttactcattcctaaatAAATTGGGCTGCAGTtatctggttttcactgaaagtaatgttgttttcttttagtaaGAGAAAACCAGtgacattttctgctgtgttccAGATGAATTTACTCTGATACAGTAACACAAATCTTGAATCTGAcgcttctgtagtaatctcacatatctcggctttctgtagagaccaggGTTATACATGCAACCTTGTAGTAGtgaaaatgtactttatttattttgggtatgtcatttcagccgaggagaaaaaaatagacCTCCTTATGAAGAGGTTAAACTGAACTGATGCAGTCAGCATCTTCTCATGTGAGAAGAGAAATGGCTGTTTAAGGTAGTGGTTCTGAAACTTTTCGAGCCACGATCCCCAAGAGAACGTTAGTGTTTGCGACCCCAACGGCGGCGACTGAGTGGGTAATTGTGTGATCTATCAAAAGAGTCATCCTgtggccatcctctaaatgtaaagctTGAAGCTATTCTTCCTCTTCCTAAAGAAGGaggataaagttttttttaattatgttaacAGCTGTGACAGAGCACCTATATACTGAGATTCAGCTTTACTCACGGAGatgatgccaaattcagatttttagaaTACCACCCGttaaaactttgtttctggaccgATGATAAAAACTCTAACTGTAAGGCTTGAAACATCACAATCttaataaataaggaggataaagggGTTTTTAGTGGACTTGGTTCACGGCTGTAAGGAAGCACCTACacgcccaaaatcagcttctctcactgagATGCCAAATGTGGATTTTTACAATGACATGAGTAACAACTTTGTTGTTATTGCATTAAGGCCTTTAAAGAATAACATTATTTTCAGATATTGAGCTTTTTGCATTAACAGGTTAATTTCGATAGCCTTGTGGCATCGATGTGTTACCAGACCAGAGCTCTCTTCCTCGGTTCCCTTTTGCTTTTTCAAAACTTAATTCAACAGGCTCATCTGAAATCACAACCAGTGGTTAATACATAATGGTGCATAGATGATAGCCTACATTAGCTAACCAGTATCAACTCCGTTAAGTAGCATTAGGACCAGTTACTTAACGTTAAATAGCATATAGTTTGCTGTTCATCTTCAGTATCTTTATTGGAATGTCCATTGAACTTGTAAAATCTAAAGCAACTTACCAGCAGCTACCTTTCCATTACTCCGGACTGCACATGTAATAAGCTTGTCGGCTGCTCTGGAAGTTTACCTACCTGTGCGTTTAACTAATGAAGTTTAATGAGGCCCCGCCTCTCCCGTCTCCACACTCTGCATGCTGCATTCACGTGCAGAACAGATGTCTGACAGCAGACAAgccttctgctgctgcttcttgaGCCGGCAATGCAGTTCAATTAAGAAATTTTGACGTTCATAtgaaattatttccttttcgGTATTTTGAAGGGGTGGCGCTAACAATATAGCCGTGGTGGCCCACCACTGCTGAGTATTGTAGGAGAAACACTGcataatgaagtaaaaaaatgaagtaaaaagtACACAACTCTTGTAAAGAGCTGACGGGGTCTTGTTTTGATGGACTGAACATGTATTACTGCTCACAACCTTTTACAGTGAGATTTTGGCTGCAGTATTTGGGTTTTTGTGGCCCTGACCTGTGTGTTGGAGACCATGCGTCATGACACGTCTACCAGTCGTAGGAAAGGCCAAAGCCCTAAACGTCGCCCCCCAGTGCCAGCGACGCCCCCCTCAACACCCAGGAGGTCTCGGAGAGTGAGTGGCCCCTCAGGTGAGTAGGACTTGTGTTTGGACTCATGACTGGTACACAACTACAAGACTGAAATAATCAGTTAAACGCTCACATATTGtacaaacttttttctcatGGGTTACACACATGGGtttgttataaaaacaaacaaaaagaactttgttagataataaataaaaaggcgaGATGCATGTTTAGATTTtagaaagcagaagaatgatTACACTGCTGACACATGTAGGTGGTCGTATTTCAGAAGCCAATTTTCATCACAAATGGTTCAGTATGTACCAAAAACCAGTAGCTTTACTAAATCAGACATTTCTGGATCAGCACCTCCCCTCTGCAGAGTCAAACGTGTCCTGCTTGTCCAGTCTTTATATGAAGAATGAGGGCTGGTGTTTGAGGTTTACTGTGGCATTGGTACTATATCTGTGAAACTGAACTTAAAAGGGAAATGGGCAGATTGGTGAGTGTGACCATGCTTGTTGTGAATCTGTTTTCAGATCAGCCACCTGTTGCTCCCAGAAGGAGGAGGTTCAGACCAGGAACCAGAGCCTTAATGGAGATTCGCAGATACCAGAGGAGCACCGATCTTCTGATCAGAAAGAAACCATTTGCTCGCCTGGTGAGTCAGACAAAGAACAAACCATGACTCTAAAGGTGTGTccaaattcagggtctgcacacttcgaagtgggcagactacgtaggctacagagtgtcctccgtagtctacacacttcgaagtctgcttaacgttcgtgaaactaaatgagttagaaagatttgtccagctttttggctcaaccaagtactgaagaagctgtgtgcacttatgcccaagttgatattgtttgatgaaatcgtgatcctgtatttaaataaaatgactaaaaaaaaaaaaaaaatgtaaaatttattatatgcactgcactagcactacatgacagcacctgggtccaactggactcaaaagcggtctgactatcacttaattatgacttcccatcttgtttgaattcatgcttgtgttcttactctcaaatgtaagtcgctttggataaaagcgtctgctaaatgactgtagaatagaatagaatagaaatgggacagcctacctagtctacaagaatttcccatagcaacaacacaggatgttgaatcacttatacctctgaaattactcgtaggacacttcagtggatGCTGAACATGGACaggcaacaccgacagtaaaaaaaaaaaaaagaaagaaagaaaaggtcaAAGGTTTGAGGCCAAACAATGTGCGGATCTGAAGGGTGGATTTGGAGGGTCCTTCAAGTtgtgtgaattgggacagtacttcgcgcatgTGGCGACGAATCAGCACTTCagagtgtgcagaccctgaattgggacacaccttatGTATCAAAACACACGTGTTCATTACACTCTTTAGCATGTCATTGTAGATAGtaccgctaggtggcagcagtcTGTAGTaggtccctgctccaaaaccacctgactcaaattaatgagtcattgtgcaaactTAATAGGCAGTTGggtctatttaatttgagtcaggtgtggtgaagcaggaaacattgaaaacctgcaggacagcggccctcgaggaccgactttgggcacccctggatTATACCGTTTTAATGTATTCAGAGGCGTTGGTcggtctgtctgttagcaacataactcaaaaagttatggatggattttaatgaaattttcaggaaatctctgcAATATAAAGAGAATCAAGTAATTAGATTTGGGGGTTGATccagatcactgcctggatccaggaatttttttaaaggagtcTTTACTATgaggagatagggataattttgcctttAGAGATTCTAAATCAAAAACAATGCCCACAGTTGTGAGGAAAAATGGattggtggaggtctgcactcCAAGTGCTTctcatcattttgttttgtttattttatttcaattgtatttgatttaaatagttgatcagtgtgtgtgaaatcATGTTAATGTGTGTCTTAGTTAAATTGAGATTTTAaggctaaaaatgaaagaaaacttaaatCCCAAAGGAAAATATCCGGTTATATAAGATGAACATAACGTGATTAGCTCCAGAATGTCCCGGACATCCTGTCTTATGTAtctgtgttttccatttttctgtgtaaaatgaGACATGTTCTTGGTTCTTCTTGGTCTAGGTTCGTGAGATTTGCCAAAGTTTTTCCATACAGACTCTGCGGTGGCAGGTCTTTGCTCTTCTGGCCTTGCAGGAGGTAAGCAGCTGTCTTCTTCTCTGAGATAAAAACCtttaaaggagtcatcaccTGGAATCTCATTTTCCCTTGTTAAAATGTGTATACTGGTATTGGAGCTCAGTTTAAACTTACCTGAAAATCTGGAGTTTGAAAGTGGCTGAGCTTTTTCGTTTTGGCTCTTTGTTTAAACTAGAAACGCCCACAAAAGCATGCGCCGCAAAACTTTTTAATTCTGCTCACTGTAGGCGGGTATTTGCCTAAGCCCGCCTCTCTTCCACCGCCTGAAATCATCTGCTTAGCCAGCATTTGaataaagctgaaaaaaaagcaCCACCATTACTGACGAGACTGCTGTTGTCAAAGTCAACATGAGTGTTTTCAGTGTCCCTGCATCGACGGACCAAACTACCAGGCAGAGCCAGGCCGTACTATTAGGCAAACCAGGCATTTGCCTGGAGCCCCAGGCCCCATACAAGGCTCATGGGGCCACCAAAATGCCTTCTTCATATTGTTTTCCCCAtactctttttgttttcaatcaAAA
It encodes:
- the LOC121629800 gene encoding histone H3-like centromeric protein A — protein: MRHDTSTSRRKGQSPKRRPPVPATPPSTPRRSRRVSGPSDQPPVAPRRRRFRPGTRALMEIRRYQRSTDLLIRKKPFARLVREICQSFSIQTLRWQVFALLALQEAAEAFLVMLLSDANLCAIHAKRVTLFPRDIQLARRLRGVDNL